The Fibrobacter sp. UWP2 genome includes a window with the following:
- a CDS encoding NifU family protein, with the protein MNEENSTKLSQKVQEIAKAPKYRGAIFQIEADEKGLALVDVKEASLKVYLMVDPDCDKILETRFFTYGGPVFTALADTFCKLIQQKTIDEACAITAASIEQNLRDTPDEPAIPENAVEVSQMQTLIGKIAETYPQKKGAAIIVREKMERIKYRTQSAEGRAEADAEWNAMTKVQKIEKIEEWLHQTVRGTLQGDGGDIEILDLTDDNRLQIRYQGACAGCGSAMGGTLFYIEDELKNNVYYNLTVEPEDPLANYPANPDLPGLDDNNPPASMY; encoded by the coding sequence ATGAACGAAGAAAATTCTACAAAGCTTTCCCAGAAGGTGCAGGAGATCGCGAAGGCCCCCAAGTACCGTGGTGCCATTTTCCAGATTGAAGCCGACGAAAAAGGCCTCGCCCTCGTAGACGTGAAGGAAGCTAGCCTCAAGGTCTACCTGATGGTGGACCCGGACTGCGACAAGATTTTGGAAACGCGATTTTTCACGTACGGCGGTCCAGTCTTTACCGCCCTCGCCGACACCTTCTGCAAACTGATACAGCAAAAAACAATTGACGAGGCGTGCGCCATTACCGCGGCAAGCATCGAGCAAAACCTGCGCGACACTCCCGACGAGCCAGCCATCCCAGAGAATGCCGTCGAGGTCTCGCAAATGCAAACACTCATCGGCAAAATCGCCGAAACCTACCCCCAAAAGAAGGGCGCCGCCATTATTGTGCGCGAAAAGATGGAGCGCATCAAGTACCGCACGCAAAGCGCCGAAGGACGCGCCGAGGCCGACGCCGAGTGGAACGCCATGACCAAGGTGCAAAAAATTGAGAAGATCGAGGAATGGTTGCACCAGACCGTGCGCGGCACGCTGCAGGGCGACGGCGGCGACATCGAGATTCTGGACTTGACCGACGACAACCGCCTGCAAATCCGCTACCAGGGGGCATGCGCCGGTTGCGGAAGCGCCATGGGCGGCACGCTCTTTTACATCGAGGACGAACTCAAGAACAATGTCTATTACAACCTGACCGTGGAACCCGAGGATCCGCTCGCGAACTACCCCGCGAACCCCGACCTGCCCGGCCTCGATGATAACAACCCGCCAGCCAGCATGTACTAA